A genomic stretch from Coffea arabica cultivar ET-39 chromosome 10c, Coffea Arabica ET-39 HiFi, whole genome shotgun sequence includes:
- the LOC113714086 gene encoding uncharacterized protein: MAALRLPAGGHPPAHTVTSSVQGKSFADLFKQNASQPSLSIAAETATHKGEPAILFSQAAVHSLASHYHFALVGKFSKGRPKLEEVRKFFSALDLREKPTVGLLDSWHVLIQLHTEVDFHRVWFRRVWYVASAPMRIFKWTPGFHVDRESPIVPLWFQLPKLPLHFFHKEVLFQIMSCVGVPLLVDATTLTVSRPSVAHVCVKVDLLRTLPSRVWIGNGDSAGFWQELVVENLPQYCTHCYRQGHGENNCHVLHPEMGHSSGQWAKLGDVQRGQEERSSALAEGAAGAQRREKEEVQQQGSLKGPADTPNGPAVRSSMLVEGTAGSQQHGVEELQQKVSLGEEAMLQQEEYQPQAKGVGQQPAMLQALEMGCSEMATSSIAGVGVGCSLGLIGKGDGSMGSCIGESSQHLTIQVRCHLFPTPIHLSCIHAKCTGHERTILWHDLLRDNPGSSPWFLVGDFNMITNGEEKKGGLPSRPSEGVDFLNFMSEAGVVDAGFSGSRYTWCNNRPGPARIWKRLDTFLLNGTALGMHHQVTVQYLDRDPSDHAPLLLSVVLAAKLRGMKQVLRQWSTLSFGDIFETIRGAERELVDVETKYDLDPSDALRCELHQAQARLRRALSIEEGFWRQKARAKWLQDGDRNSKFFHSLVAERRRRSVIHRVRRSDREWLGELSRIGEAVISFFQKLFTAETVLPANGLLENIPSLVTTQDNVALTEISQLEEVKDIVFVLDEESAAGPDGFTGKFFTFAWEVVAMDVYRAVELVSDITRSNWGGNVVIKLDMMKVYDRVSWPFLLQVLRRFGFSETWIDMIWRLVSNVWFSVLVNGAPQGFFKSSRGLWQGDPILPALFVLSAEAIVVGQVLGFQRRAFPVRYLGCPLYVGRRKKIYFADVYNAVVAQILSWKHKLLSVGGRVVLIKSVLASMLVHLLTAASPPKGVIVALERVFVDFLWGTSDFGTKFHWIQWEALCRPRDEGGIGLRRLKDVHDSFSVKLWWNFRQQKSHWAEFMAGKYCAGLHPCLAEASQRGSLTWKRMSSIQQVAEDSISWVVSAGLMNFWHDNWLGTGVLCQKVEIFHDHLVANFVDRVAWNIVMLNRYLDAGLVACVLAMDPPTFQGPDRMVWALTPSGSFSMASAYSLVWQGGHRSRSAAAIWHQCIPLKISFFMLRLLQDRLPTMDRLRGAGV; the protein is encoded by the exons ATGGCAGCCCTCCGGCTCCCTGCTGGAGGGCATCCCCCTGCGCATACAGTCACCTCGTCTGTTCAAGGTAAGTCCTTCGCGGATCTATTCAAACAAAATGCGTCACAACCATCGCTTTCCATTGCGGCAGAAACGGCAACCCACAAAGGCGAACCAGCGATCCTTTTTTCTCAGGCTGCTGTGCACTCCCTGGCCAGTCACTATCATTTTGCTTTAGTTGGGAAGTTCTCCAAGGGTAGGCCGAAGCTGGAGGAGGTACGTAAGTTCTTCTCAGCACTGGATCTAAGAGAGAAACCCACGGTGGGTTTGTTGGATTCGTGGCATGTGTTGATTCAGCTACATACTGAGGTTGATTTCCATAGAGTGTGGTTCAGGAGGGTGTGGTATGTGGCCTCTGCTCCTATGCGCATTTTCAAGTGGACACCAGGCTTCCATGTTGATAGAGAATCCCCCATTGTCCCTCTGTGGTTCCAACTTCCGAAACTTCCACTACATTTTTTCCACAAGGAGGTGCTTTTTCAAATCATGTCCTGTGTGGGTGTGCCTCTGCTGGTAGACGCGACCACGCTTACGGTATCACGCCCGAGTGTTGCTCACGTATGCGTCAAAGTGGACCTGTTGAGAACTTTACCATCGCGTGTATGGATTGGGAATGGAGACAGTGCTGGTTTTTGGCAGGAACTGGTGGTAGAGAATTTACCCCAGTACTGCACTCACTGCTATCGCCAGGGTCATGGTGAGAACAATTGCCATGTTTTGCATCCGGAGATGGGTCACTCTTCTGGGCAGTGGGCCAAATTGGGGGATGTGCAGCGGGGGCAGGAAGAGAGGTCTTCCGCGCTAGCTGAGGGGGCGGCTGGAGCACAGCGGCGAGAGAAGGAGGAGGTGCAGCAGCAGGGCTCACTAAAGGGCCCAGCAGACACTCCCAATGGGCCGGCAGTGCGGTCCTCCATGCTGGTTGAAGGGACGGCTGGAAGTCAGCAGCATGGGGTGGAGGAGTTGCAGCAGAAGGTTTCGCTAGGGGAGGAGGCGATGCTTCAACAGGAGGAGTACCAGCCGCAGGCCAAAGGGGTGGGGCAGCAGCCTGCCATGCTTCAAGCGTTGGAGATGGGTTGCTCGGAGATGGCTACTAGCTCAATAGCGGGTGTGGGTGTGGGGTGTTCGCTGGGACTGATTGGGAAAGGTGACGGCTCTATGGGATCG TGTATCGGGGAGTCGTCACAACATCTGACAATCCAGGTGCGCTGTCATTTATTTCCCACCCCTATTCATTTGTCTTGTATTCATGCTAAGTGTACGGGACACGAAAGGACGATTTTATGGCATGACTTATTAAGGGATAACCCGGGGTCGTCTCCGTGGTTCTTAGTGGGGGACTTTAATATGATCACAAATGGTGAGGAAAAGAAGGGAGGCCTGCCATCTAGACCTTCGGAGGGTGTGGACTTCCTCAATTTCATGTCCGAAGCAGGAGTGGTGGATGCGGGGTTCTCAGGGTCAAGGTATACCTGGTGCAATAATCGTCCGGGCCCAGCTCGGATTTGGAAACGCCTGGATACATTCCTACTTAATGGGACAGCATTGGGGATGCACCACCAGGTCACGGTTCAATACTTGGATAGGGATCCATCAGATCATGCTCCGTTACTGTTATCTGTG GTATTGGCAGCAAAACTGAGAGGTATGAAGCAGGTACTGAGGCAATGGTCTACACTTTCGTTTGGAGATATTTTTGAAACAATCCGGGGCGCTGAGCGCGAGTTGGTGGATGTAGAGACAAAGTATGACTTGGATCCATCGGATGCCTTGCGGTGTGAACTACATCAAGCCCAGGCACGATTGCGTCGAGCTCTTTCGATCGAGGAGGGCTTCTGGAGGCAAAAGGCACGTGCGAAGTGGCTTCAAGATGGGGATAGAAACTCGAAGTTTTTCCATTCATTAGTGGCAGAAAGAAGACGTCGGTCAGTGATTCATCGAGTGAGGAGGTCAGACAGAGAGTGGCTCGGCGAGTTGTCGCGGATTGGTGAGGCGGTGATTAGTTTCTTCCAGAAGCTTTTCACGGCAGAGACAGTTCTCCCGGCAAATGGTTTGTTGGAAAACATTCCGAGTTTAGTCACTACCCAAGACAACGTTGCACTAACAGAGATCTCACAGCTCGAAGAGGTTAAGGACATAGTGTTTGTCCTAGATGAGGAGAGTGCGGCGGGGCCGGATGGATTCACAGGGAAGTTCTTCACTTTTGCGTGGGAGGTGGTTGCCATGGATGTGTATCGGGCAGTG GAGTTGGTGTCAGACATTACGAGGTCTAATTGGGGTGGTAACGTGGTGATTAAGCTGGACATGATGAAGGTGTACGATAGAGTCTCGTGGCCGTTTCTGCTACAGGTTCTTCGCCGTTTTGGGTTCTCTGAGACCTGGATTGATATGATCTGGCGCCTGGTTTCTAACGTCTGGTTCTCGGTTTTGGTCAACGGCGCACCTCAAGGATTCTTTAAGTCATCACGGGGCCTCTGGCAAGGGGATCCCATCTTACCGGCCTTATTTGTCCTCAGCGCTGAG GCAATAGTGGTTGGCCAGGTGCTAGGGTTTCAGAGGCGGGCATTTCCGGTAAGGTACCTTGGATGTCCTTTGTATGTGGGACGGAGGAAGAAGATCTACTTTGCGGATGTTTACAATGCGGTGGTGGCTCAGATCTTATCATGGAAGCATAAGCTTTTATCTGTGGGAGGTCGGGTGGTGCTAATTAAGAGCGTGTTAGCCTCAATGCTTGTACACTTACTCACAGCCGCTTCTCCACCAAAGGGGGTCATTGTGGCATTAGAAAGGGTGTTCGTCGATTTCCTGTGGGGGACGTCTGACTTTGGGACTAAGTTTCACTGGATTCAATGGGAGGCATTGTGTAGACCGCGAGATGAGGGAGGGATCGGTTTGCGTAGGCTGAAAGATGTGCACGACTCATTCTCTGTTAAGCTTTGGTGGAATTTCAGGCAACAAAAGTCACACTGGGCAGAGTTCATGGCAGGTAAATATTGCGCGGGTTTACATCCTTGCCTAGCAGAGGCAAGCCAGCGGGGATCCCTCACGTGGAAAAGAATGAGTTCAATACAGCAGGTGGCGGAGGACAGCATCAGTTGGGTCGTTAGTGCGGGCTTAATGAATTTTTGGCATGATAATTGGTTGGGGACTGGGGTGTTATGTCAAAAGGTGGAGATCTTCCATGATCACCTGGTTGCTAATTTTGTTGACCGTGTGGCCTGGAACATTGTCATGCTTAATCGGTATTTGGACGCAGGTTTGGTGGCGTGCGTCCTAGCTATGGACCCACCAACCTTTCAAGGTCCTGATAGAATGGTTTGGGCTTTGACACCATCTGGTAGTTTCTCTATGGCATCAGCTTATTCCCTAGTCTGGCAAGGTGGTCACAGATCGCGGAGTGCGGCAGCCATCTGGCACCAGTGTATTCCCCTTAAAATCTCTTTCTTCATGCTGCGGTTATTGCAGGACAGGCTTCCCACCATGGACAGACTGAGAGGTGCTGGGGTTTAG